In the genome of uncultured Pseudomonas sp., the window GGCCATCGTGATGTCGGCGATTTCCATGGTCGGCGTGACTGACCATTACGATCGGCGCAAAGCATTGCGTCATCTGAAAACCGGTGAGGTGGTGATCTTCGCTGCTGGCACTGGTAATCCGTTTTTCACCACTGACTCGGCTGCTTGCCTGCGAGCCATCGAAATCGATGCCGACGTGGTGCTCAAGGCGACCAAGGTGGATGGTGTGTACACTGCCGATCCATTCAAAGACCCGCATGCCGAGAAGTTCGATCGCCTGACCTATGATGAGGTGCTCGATCGCAAGCTGGGTGTAATGGATCTGACCGCTATTTGTCTGTGCCGCGACCATGCTATGCCGCTGCGCGTTTTCAATATGAACAAGCCCGGCGCCCTGCTCAACGTAGTAGTAGGTGGTGCTGAAGGCACTCTGATTGAGGAAGATAAACATGATTAATGAGATCAAGAAAGACGCTCAGGTGCGTATGCAAAAGAGCCTGGAGTCGCTGCTGCATGCCTTTAGCCGTATTCGTACCGGCCAGGCGCACCCGAGCATCCTTGGCGGCGTGATGGTGCCTTACTACGGCGCTGACACCCCGCTGAATCAGGTTGCCAACGTGACGGTTAAAGACTCGCGCACCCTGCAGGTTGTGGCCTTCGAGCGCAACATGCTGGCCGCAGTGGATAAGGCGATCCAAAGCTCCGGTCTGGGCTTCAATCCGACCAACCTGGGCGAATTGCTGCTGATTTCCATGCCGGCGCTGACCGAAGAAACCCGCAAGGGCTTCACCAAGCAGGCCCGCGATGCGGCCGAAGATGGCCGTGTGGCCGTGCGCAATATCCGTCGTGATGCCTTGAGCCAGTTGAAAGACCTGGTCAAGGAGAAGGAAATCAGCGAGGACGACGAGCGCCGTGCCGCCGATGACGTGCAGAAGTTGACGGACAAGTTCGTGGCCGAGATCGAAGTAGCGGTTAAGCAGAAAGAAGCGGATCTGATGGCCGTTTAACGGTCAGGATTTCGTCATGATCAAAAGCCAAGACAGTAGTCCGTCCGCTGTGCCGCGGCATGTGGCGATCATCATGGACGGTAATAATCGCTGGGCGAAGAAGCGTCTGCTGCCTGGCGTGGCCGGCCATAAAGCCGGTGTCGATGCTGTGCGCGCGGTGATCGAGGTGTGCGCTGAGGCGGGGGTCGAGGTGTTGACCCTCTTCGCTTTTTCCAGTGAAAACTGGCAGCGCCCGGCTGAGGAGGTCAGTGCGCTGATGGAGTTGTTCCTCGCCGCGTTGCGCCGCGAGGCGAAGAAGCTTAATGCCAATGACATCAGCTTGCGGATTATTGGTGATCGCTCGCGCTTTCACCCTGAACTGCAGGCGGCAATGCGTGAAGCTGAGGCGCAAACGGCCGGCGACAAGCGATTTGTCCTGCAAGTGGCCGCCAATTATGGTGGTCAGTGGGATATTGCCCAGGCCGCTCAGCGCTTGGCGCGTGAGGTTCAGGGTGGTCATTTGCGCGCCGAGGACATCACTCCGCAGTTGTTGCAAAGCTGTCTGGTGACCGGCGATTTGCCGCTGCCGGATCTGTGCATTCGCACCGGTGGCGAGCACCGCATCAGTAACTTCCTGCTTTGGCAGCTGGCGTATACCGAGCTGTATTTCTCCGACCTGTACTGGCCGGATTTCAAACACGACGCCATGCGCAAAGCCTTGGCCGATTTTGCTAGCCGCCAGCGTCGCTTTGGGAAAACCAGCGATCAGGTGGCTGCTGAGACCCGCAGCTGATGCTCAAACAACGAATTATCACGGCGCTGGTGCTGTTGCCGTTCGCTCTGGGTGGTTTCTTTCTGCTTGATGGCGGGCTGTTTGCGCTGTTTATCGGCGCAGTGGTCAGCTTGGGCGCTTGGGAATGGGCGCGCTTGGCCGGCTTGACTGCGCAGGTGCAGCGTGTTGCTTTCGCGTCGCTGGTTGCCGTGCTGCTATTGGGCTTGTACCTGTTGCCCGTTTTGGCGCCATGGGTGTTGTTGTCTGGGGTTATCTGGTGGGCGCTGGCAACCGTTCTGGTGCTGGGCTATCCGGCCAGTAGCCGTTGCTGGTCTGGTCTGCCGGCTAAGTTGCTGATTGGTCTGCTGATTCTGCTGCCGGCTTGGCAGGGGTTGGTGTTGTTCAAGCAATGGCCTGAGGCGAACTGGCTGATTCTGGCGGTGATGGTGCTGGTGTGGGGTGCAGATATCGGCGCTTACTTCAGTGGCCGGCGTTTCGGTAAGCGCAAGCTGGCCCCGCAGGTCAGTCCCGGTAAAAGCTGGGAAGGCGTGTTTGGTGGCTTGCTCGCGACACTGCTGATCTGCGTGGGTGTGGCGGTTTACCGGGACTGGTCGTTCGCCAGCCTGCTGCTGGGCTTGGCGGGTACCGCTGTGGTGGTGCTGATCTCGGTGGTCGGCGATCTGACTGAAAGCATGTTTAAACGCCAATCCGGGATCAAGGACAGCAGCAATCTGCTGCCTGGACATGGTGGTGTGCTGGATCGTATCGACAGTCTAACGGCTGCGATCCCGGTGTTTGCCGCCTTGCTATGGCTGGCTGGTTGGGGCGCGCTGTGAGTCACCCGCAGCAGGTTACGGTGCTGGGTGCGACGGGTTCGATCGGCCTGAGCACCCTTGATGTGATTGCTCGTCACCCTGAGCGTTATCAAGTGTTTGCGCTGTCTGGCTTCAGTCGTCTGGCTGAGCTCGAGGCGTTGTGCGTGCTTTATCGGCCGCGCTTTGTTGTGGTGCCGGAAGCCTCCGCTGCTGCTGGCTTGCAAGGCAATCTGCGTGCGGCCGGGCTGCCTACTGAGGTGCTGTATGGTCAGCAAGGCTTGTGTCAGGTAGCGGCGCATCCTGAGGTCGATACGGTGATGGCGGCTATCGTTGGGGCGGCAGGCTTGCCGCCGACCCTGGCGGCAGTCGAGGCTGGCAAGAAAGTCCTGCTGGCCAATAAAGAAGCCCTGGTGATGTCGGGCGCACTGTTTATGCAGGCGGTCAAGCGCAGCGGTGCGGTGTTGCTGCCGATCGACAGTGAGCACAATGCGATTTTCCAGTGCCTGCCGGGTGACTACGCGCGCGGGCTGCAGTCGGTTGGCGTGCGCCGTATTCTATTGACCGCTTCAGGCGGGCCATTCCGTGAAATGCCGCTGGAGCAGCTGCATGCCGTCACGCCTGAGCAGGCCTGCGCGCACCCTAACTGGTCGATGGGTCGCAAAATTTCGGTCGACTCGGCAAGCATGATGAACAAAGGTCTGGAGCTGATCGAGGCCTGTTGGTTGTTTGATACGACGCCTGCGCAGATTGAAGTGGTGGTGCATCCGCAGAGCGTG includes:
- the pyrH gene encoding UMP kinase, whose translation is MAQQMSGRQPRYKRILLKLSGEALMGAEDFGIDPKVLDRMALEVGQLVGIGVQVGLVIGGGNLFRGAALSAAGMDRVTGDHMGMLATVMNALAMRDALERSNIPAIVMSAISMVGVTDHYDRRKALRHLKTGEVVIFAAGTGNPFFTTDSAACLRAIEIDADVVLKATKVDGVYTADPFKDPHAEKFDRLTYDEVLDRKLGVMDLTAICLCRDHAMPLRVFNMNKPGALLNVVVGGAEGTLIEEDKHD
- the ispC gene encoding 1-deoxy-D-xylulose-5-phosphate reductoisomerase, with protein sequence MSHPQQVTVLGATGSIGLSTLDVIARHPERYQVFALSGFSRLAELEALCVLYRPRFVVVPEASAAAGLQGNLRAAGLPTEVLYGQQGLCQVAAHPEVDTVMAAIVGAAGLPPTLAAVEAGKKVLLANKEALVMSGALFMQAVKRSGAVLLPIDSEHNAIFQCLPGDYARGLQSVGVRRILLTASGGPFREMPLEQLHAVTPEQACAHPNWSMGRKISVDSASMMNKGLELIEACWLFDTTPAQIEVVVHPQSVIHSLVDYVDGSVLAQLGNPDMRTPITHALAWPERIDSGVAPLDLFAIARLDFQAPDEQRFPCLRLAREAAQAGGTAPAMLNAANEVAVTAFLERRIRFPEIARMIEDVLHAEPALAVESLDAVLAADSRARNLAEQWLSLR
- the uppS gene encoding polyprenyl diphosphate synthase, producing MIKSQDSSPSAVPRHVAIIMDGNNRWAKKRLLPGVAGHKAGVDAVRAVIEVCAEAGVEVLTLFAFSSENWQRPAEEVSALMELFLAALRREAKKLNANDISLRIIGDRSRFHPELQAAMREAEAQTAGDKRFVLQVAANYGGQWDIAQAAQRLAREVQGGHLRAEDITPQLLQSCLVTGDLPLPDLCIRTGGEHRISNFLLWQLAYTELYFSDLYWPDFKHDAMRKALADFASRQRRFGKTSDQVAAETRS
- a CDS encoding phosphatidate cytidylyltransferase; translated protein: MLKQRIITALVLLPFALGGFFLLDGGLFALFIGAVVSLGAWEWARLAGLTAQVQRVAFASLVAVLLLGLYLLPVLAPWVLLSGVIWWALATVLVLGYPASSRCWSGLPAKLLIGLLILLPAWQGLVLFKQWPEANWLILAVMVLVWGADIGAYFSGRRFGKRKLAPQVSPGKSWEGVFGGLLATLLICVGVAVYRDWSFASLLLGLAGTAVVVLISVVGDLTESMFKRQSGIKDSSNLLPGHGGVLDRIDSLTAAIPVFAALLWLAGWGAL
- the frr gene encoding ribosome recycling factor, whose product is MINEIKKDAQVRMQKSLESLLHAFSRIRTGQAHPSILGGVMVPYYGADTPLNQVANVTVKDSRTLQVVAFERNMLAAVDKAIQSSGLGFNPTNLGELLLISMPALTEETRKGFTKQARDAAEDGRVAVRNIRRDALSQLKDLVKEKEISEDDERRAADDVQKLTDKFVAEIEVAVKQKEADLMAV